From the genome of Leptolyngbyaceae cyanobacterium:
AGAAAGCTGAAATTGAAGCAGCGCTACAAGCAGCCTTTGCTCGCTGTGATGCCGCTAATTCACCCCTGACAGAGACGCAGAAACAGCTATTACTACAAGTGGCGGAGGAATTACTTCGCCTCCAGCAGGGTTTGCCAGAAACTCTTAATGGTAAGCTGGATACTTCTAATCCACTGGATGAATTGACTGCTGAGGAACGGGATGCGTTGCTTGAATTCGTTAAGGAACAGGGAAGAGAGAATCAAGCTTGGAAAATAAAGTTTCTCAATGATTGGCTAAATAGTCGTGACTCTGGTGCAGTGCAGTTTATTCGCGATCGCTATGGCTTACAATGGCTGAATCGAGTGAAGCCAGTGCATTTAGCTGAATATTACGATCGCACGGCAGATGGCATCTTGAAACTAAAAGTAGGCGATCGCATCGAAGTTTGCAATCGTTTATGGGAATGGGTGCAAGAAAATGGCCCATGCAAACGGGAATGGTTTCCTTGCACGGTAATTCAGATTAATGAAATGGATGAAAGCGACTACACCTCTTGCATCATCCGCTTTGATAACGGTAGAGAATACGAAATTCAAGGAATTTACGACTGGAACCAATATAATTGGCGGTGGCCAAAACTATTTTAGATTGATACCAAGCCCGTTTGTATAACCATAGTTTGTAGTAAGGACTTTAGTCCTTAGAATGAGGACTAAAGTCCTCACTACGAACAAATCACAGATTTCGATCAACTTAATCCCAAATGTTGTCTTAAAGATTGTCGCATTACATTTACAGGTACATCTTCATTTTCTAACCAAATTTTTAAGGCGGCTGCTCCTTGTTGTACCAACATTTCTAAACCATCGATCGCGATCGCACCTTGTTCTTTTGCTAATCTGAGAAACTGAGTTGGATTAGGAGTGTAAATTAAATCATACGCGATCGCATTCTTTGGTAATTTTGCCATCTCATCTGCGCTCACCGGAGACTCATCAACGTGAGGATACATTCCGATCGGAGTTGTATTTACCAATAAATCTGCTTCTGATATCAAATTTGATAATTCTTCCCAATTATGTCCGGTCAAATTTCCCTTTAA
Proteins encoded in this window:
- a CDS encoding shikimate dehydrogenase; amino-acid sequence: PPSPHPLSPSSKAVILGYGGAARAVVAGCSQLGIGQIKVVGRNPQKLTNFVDSWQNYDLKGNLTGHNWEELSNLISEADLLVNTTPIGMYPHVDESPVSADEMAKLPKNAIAYDLIYTPNPTQFLRLAKEQGAIAIDGLEMLVQQGAAALKIWLENEDVPVNVMRQSLRQHLGLS